In Zingiber officinale cultivar Zhangliang chromosome 1A, Zo_v1.1, whole genome shotgun sequence, a genomic segment contains:
- the LOC121996321 gene encoding bHLH transcription factor RHL1-like, giving the protein MSRLGGAAAVAPLVADMSSESGGGAGRAGGAGTLRSSNDGLTAAEQQVVKLLEEDMGSAMQYLQGKGLCLMPISIRSCGAETRNGEKIGLFDRRRGVRGIVDPMHQPVILPPLKVGRCDCSVKPASSSVPIMNQQHHAYA; this is encoded by the exons ATGAGCAGATTGGGCGGAGCAGCCGCCGTCGCCCCGCTCGTCGCTGACATGTCTTCGGAG AGCGGCGGCGGAGCCGGAAGAGCAGGCGGAGCGGGAACGCTGAGGAGTAGTAACGACGGCCTGACGGCGGCGGAACAGCAGGTGGTGAAGTTGCTGGAGGAGGACATGGGTTCAGCGATGCAGTACCTGCAGGGGAAAGGCCTCTGCCTCATGCCCATCTCCATCCGAAGCTGTGGCGCAGAAACGAGAAACGGTGAAAAAATTGGTTTGTTTGATAGAAGAAGGGGCGTCCGAGGTATTGTGGATCCCATGCACCAGCCTGTTATCCTTCCACCGTTGAAGGTGGGTAGATGTGATTGCTCTGTGAAACCAGCCTCATCCAGTGTACCCATTATGAACCAGCAACATCACGCCTACGCCTGA
- the LOC122016981 gene encoding ninja-family protein AFP3-like: MEAEAEAAEGDLERHSSAIESFPRDLLRRLGGTRSSGEHPDPPGEDSEEVELNLNLGLSIGGCFELDPDAKKLIRSSSVASFSPLPREQEFPAFPPTSLVRTGSLPSEAEEERRKRKQLQGLRRLEAKRKRLEKRNSIKSGAARSDEGVDSGKRTLAAPVATNGRLDLPIGSQFQGVFTIAVPLRLSEQGSQSKGARAQASAGSQRCSSSDNQTPARESTITSGIRSASTNEAATTLAAEGKQESSERNTVGEMPCVFTRGDGPNGRRIEGFLYKYKKGEEIRIVCVCHGNFFTPAEFVTHAGGTDVDHPLKHIVVCPPPRECL; the protein is encoded by the exons ATGGAAGCGGAAGCGGAAGCGGCGGAGGGGGACCTGGAACGCCATTCTTCGGCCATCGAGAGTTTCCCGAGAGATTTGCTTCGTAGATTGGGCGGAACTAGAAGCTCCGGCGAGCATCCGGACCCGCCGGGCGAGGATTCTGAGGAGGTCGAGCTCAACCTCAACCTCGGTCTCTCCATCGGAGGTTGCTTCGAGTTGGATCCGGATGCGAAGAAGCTGATCCGGTCGTCCTCAGTCGCCTCCTTCTCTCCGCTGCCGAGGGAGCAGGAGTTTCCCGCCTTTCCACCGACGAGCCTCGTGAGGACGGGTTCCTTGCCGTCGGAGgcggaggaggagaggaggaagaggaagcagTTGCAGGGCTTGAGGAGACTGGAAGCGAAGAGAAAAAGATTGGAGAAAAGGAATTCGATTAAATCTGGCGCTGCAAGATCTGATGAGGGGGTGGACTCAGGGAAGAGAACTCTGGCAGCACCGGTGGCTACCAATGGCCGTCTCGATCTACCAATTGGGAGCCAATTCCAAGGCGTCTTCACTATAGCTGTTCCACTACGGCTGTCGGAACAGGGTTCTCAATCCAAGGGAGCAAGGGCACAAGCCTCTGCTGGATCTCAAAGATGTAGCTCCTCCGACAACCAAACGCCGGCTCGAG AAAGCACAATCACCTCAGGAATTCGGTCAGCCTCTACCAACGAGGCCGCTACTACACTCGCGGCGGAAGGCAAGCAAGAGTCCTCGGAACGGAACACGGTGGGAGAGATGCCATGCGTGTTTACCAGGGGCGATGGTCCTAATGGAAGAAGGATCGAGGGGTTCCTCTACAAGTACAAAAAGGGGGAAGAGATAAGGATAGTTTGCGTCTGCCATGGCAACTTCTTCACCCCAGCTGAGTTTGTCACGCACGCAGGAGGCACCGACGTTGACCATCCTCTGAAACACATTGTCGTCTGCCCTCCTCCGCGAGAGTGCCTGTGA